A genomic stretch from Desulfohalobium retbaense DSM 5692 includes:
- a CDS encoding TIGR01777 family oxidoreductase: MRFFIIGANGLVGQHLCHYLAQGEHEITALVRHQRRAQDLPEATKVVVGNALQEGMWQETAGSHDVVVNLVGKNIMGRWTPEVKKAIYATRIDSTRQAVRAIEQAAAPKPCLINANAVGFYDASEKAILDETAPAGEGFLAEVCQDWQKTALEAEKAGARTVVARFATVLAPDGGALPSMLPIFRLGLGGPISSGKQGFPWIHIQDLVRAIVFAASTAEVSGPVNMSAPQICTNKEFTRTLARVLRRPALFPVPRPVLRTVFGEMADMLVQGPFVRPQRLQDAGFTFNYSLLEKALRHLLNR, from the coding sequence ATGCGATTTTTCATCATCGGCGCGAACGGATTGGTTGGACAGCATCTTTGTCACTATCTGGCTCAGGGCGAGCACGAGATCACCGCGCTGGTCCGGCACCAGCGCCGAGCCCAGGACTTGCCCGAGGCAACCAAGGTGGTGGTTGGCAACGCGCTGCAGGAAGGGATGTGGCAGGAGACGGCCGGTTCGCATGACGTGGTGGTCAATCTGGTCGGCAAGAATATCATGGGGCGCTGGACTCCGGAAGTCAAAAAGGCCATATACGCCACCAGAATCGACTCCACCCGCCAGGCGGTCCGGGCCATCGAACAGGCTGCTGCTCCGAAACCATGCCTGATCAATGCCAATGCCGTCGGTTTTTACGATGCTTCGGAAAAAGCGATTCTCGATGAGACGGCCCCGGCCGGAGAAGGATTTTTGGCCGAGGTCTGCCAGGATTGGCAAAAAACCGCTCTTGAGGCCGAAAAAGCCGGGGCGAGAACGGTTGTGGCCCGCTTCGCCACGGTGCTGGCCCCGGACGGCGGGGCATTACCGAGCATGCTCCCGATTTTTCGCCTCGGCCTCGGAGGCCCCATTAGCTCAGGAAAACAGGGATTCCCGTGGATCCATATCCAGGACCTGGTCCGGGCCATTGTCTTCGCCGCCAGCACTGCGGAGGTGTCCGGACCAGTGAATATGAGCGCTCCGCAAATCTGCACCAATAAAGAATTCACCCGCACCCTGGCTCGCGTTTTGCGCCGCCCGGCGCTGTTCCCTGTCCCACGACCGGTCTTGCGTACTGTTTTCGGAGAAATGGCCGACATGTTGGTACAAGGGCCGTTTGTCCGCCCACAGCGCCTCCAGGACGCGGGGTTCACCTTCAATTATTCCCTGCTGGAAAAAGCCCTGCGCCATCTGCTCAACCGGTAA
- a CDS encoding ACP S-malonyltransferase has product MSQLPHAASVAAIFPGQGSQEPGMGRDIAEHWPEAMELWKKAEAVAQAPLREIYWEGDGEAMAETRYLQPALTVTNLTVWGQVRSRTPVACVAGHSLGEFAALAAAEVLSAEAVLELVTLRGRLMAEAGQGQDGAMAAVLKLQKSQVEELVNTVTEETGQELRIANYNAPTQLVVSGRRSAVERLGQLAKEHKGRAVPLPVSGAFHSPLMQGAAQELAGYMQRLHWREAKLPVYLNVTAQAEQSSETIHSTMSEQMVSSVRWSQTIAAQWHDGIRFWLELGPKQVLKKLLAPNLKDQSEDWGALSVGSLPDMAALETE; this is encoded by the coding sequence ATGTCCCAGTTGCCCCACGCGGCTTCTGTTGCCGCCATCTTTCCGGGCCAGGGATCGCAAGAGCCCGGGATGGGTCGAGATATCGCCGAGCATTGGCCCGAGGCCATGGAATTGTGGAAAAAGGCCGAAGCCGTGGCCCAGGCCCCGCTTCGTGAAATATATTGGGAAGGAGACGGCGAGGCAATGGCGGAGACCCGCTATCTCCAGCCAGCCTTGACGGTGACCAATCTTACTGTCTGGGGACAGGTTCGATCCCGTACTCCGGTGGCCTGTGTTGCCGGCCACAGTCTGGGCGAGTTCGCCGCCCTGGCCGCAGCTGAGGTCTTGAGCGCCGAGGCGGTTCTGGAACTGGTCACCCTCCGAGGGCGGCTGATGGCTGAGGCCGGTCAGGGCCAGGATGGAGCTATGGCTGCTGTGCTCAAGTTGCAGAAGTCCCAGGTCGAGGAATTGGTCAATACGGTGACCGAGGAGACCGGTCAGGAACTGCGGATTGCCAATTATAACGCCCCTACGCAACTGGTTGTCAGTGGCCGTCGCTCTGCTGTGGAGCGCCTTGGGCAATTGGCCAAGGAGCACAAGGGACGCGCGGTCCCGCTGCCGGTCAGTGGCGCTTTCCATTCCCCCCTGATGCAGGGGGCGGCCCAGGAACTGGCCGGATATATGCAACGGTTGCATTGGCGGGAGGCCAAATTGCCGGTTTATCTCAATGTGACGGCGCAGGCCGAGCAAAGCAGTGAGACCATCCACTCGACCATGAGCGAACAGATGGTCTCTTCTGTGCGCTGGAGCCAGACCATTGCCGCGCAATGGCACGACGGGATTCGGTTCTGGCTGGAACTCGGGCCCAAGCAGGTCCTGAAAAAACTGCTCGCCCCGAACCTCAAGGACCAATCAGAGGATTGGGGAGCCTTGTCCGTGGGCAGCCTTCCGGATATGGCTGCCTTGGAGACCGAATAA
- a CDS encoding deoxyribodipyrimidine photo-lyase: MSLPASPVHAQRLYCHTPSVRGSGPVAYWMSRDQRLHDNWALLQAQHMARTRQAPLIIVFCLVPSYSGGARRHFDFMLTGLRQVADSAAKLGIPFVLLTGEDPPGELAGFCRTHAIGTVVMDFDPLRTKQQWQHTFAGHWEGECLEVDAHNVVPCRWASEKQEYAARTIRPKLQRQLPEFLDPFPELVPHPVPWRGSLLPEPDWEAASRSLAAPEYGPPLSWSSGEETALDLAREFIASGLSAYAEKRNDPTAGAVSGLSPYLHFGQIAPQRVALMARDANWAPAESREGFLEELVIRRELAENFCFYNPVYDCFGGLPAWAQQTLDDHRGDHREVVYTFEQWEAARTHDPLWNAAQQEMVQTGKMHGYMRMYWAKKILEWSASPEEALSTAITLNDRYELDGRDPNGYTGVLWSIGGVHDRPWKERPVYGKVRYMNDRGAARKFDVQAYIRRFFPATASERQGTLPLG, from the coding sequence GTGTCCCTCCCCGCTTCCCCAGTTCATGCCCAACGGCTGTATTGTCACACTCCCTCGGTCCGGGGTTCCGGGCCGGTGGCCTATTGGATGAGCCGGGATCAACGCCTGCACGACAATTGGGCCCTGCTCCAGGCCCAGCATATGGCCCGAACGCGTCAGGCTCCCCTGATCATCGTTTTCTGTCTCGTGCCGTCCTACAGCGGGGGCGCCAGACGCCATTTCGATTTCATGCTCACCGGGCTGCGCCAGGTGGCCGACTCGGCCGCCAAGCTGGGCATCCCTTTTGTCCTTTTGACCGGAGAGGACCCCCCGGGGGAACTGGCTGGATTTTGCCGTACCCATGCGATCGGCACCGTGGTGATGGATTTTGATCCCCTGCGCACCAAGCAGCAGTGGCAGCATACCTTTGCCGGCCATTGGGAAGGCGAATGCCTGGAGGTCGACGCCCATAACGTGGTTCCTTGCCGATGGGCCTCTGAAAAGCAGGAGTATGCCGCCAGGACCATTCGGCCCAAATTGCAACGACAGCTGCCTGAATTTCTGGATCCGTTTCCCGAACTTGTGCCCCACCCGGTGCCCTGGCGGGGCAGCCTCTTGCCAGAGCCGGATTGGGAGGCGGCCTCCCGCTCGCTGGCGGCGCCAGAGTATGGCCCACCGCTGTCCTGGTCCTCCGGTGAAGAAACTGCCCTGGATCTCGCCCGGGAATTTATAGCCTCAGGCCTGAGCGCCTATGCTGAAAAACGCAACGACCCCACTGCTGGCGCGGTGTCCGGTCTGTCCCCCTATCTCCATTTCGGCCAGATTGCGCCGCAGCGGGTGGCGCTGATGGCCCGGGACGCGAACTGGGCTCCCGCCGAGTCCAGGGAGGGGTTTCTCGAGGAATTGGTCATCCGCCGGGAACTGGCTGAGAATTTCTGCTTTTATAACCCCGTCTACGACTGTTTTGGCGGGCTGCCCGCCTGGGCCCAGCAGACCCTGGACGACCACCGTGGGGATCATCGCGAGGTGGTGTATACTTTCGAGCAGTGGGAAGCGGCCCGCACCCACGACCCCCTCTGGAATGCGGCCCAGCAGGAGATGGTCCAGACCGGAAAAATGCATGGCTATATGCGGATGTATTGGGCCAAGAAGATCCTGGAATGGTCGGCCTCCCCGGAAGAAGCGCTGTCCACGGCCATCACTCTGAACGACCGCTATGAACTCGATGGACGCGATCCCAACGGCTATACTGGCGTCCTCTGGTCCATCGGGGGCGTTCACGACCGGCCGTGGAAGGAACGTCCGGTCTACGGCAAGGTCCGTTACATGAACGATCGCGGCGCAGCACGCAAATTCGACGTCCAGGCCTATATCCGGCGATTTTTTCCGGCCACGGCCTCCGAGCGTCAGGGCACCCTTCCTCTTGGCTAA
- a CDS encoding glutaminyl-peptide cyclotransferase: MLLVLLGVVVLAIGPTSSPRQAYAEAPVLTPPAALQTFPHKRTSFTQGLVFQDSVFWESTGLYGRSSISKRRVATGEILAELPLPPDCFGEGLALMHGRLFQLTWKSRTGFVYSPAPLRRIGRVAYSTEGWGLAALGTQLVMSDGSAALTIRDRRFQLTKRIEVRDGTREVKSLNELEVIQGRIWANVWPSDRIAIIRPSSGRVEAWLDCSGLRRRFPQLQKADVLNGIAFDPEHKRVFVTGKFWPLVVAFSLDALELPSRAP; the protein is encoded by the coding sequence ATGTTGCTCGTGCTGCTTGGTGTTGTGGTGCTGGCGATTGGCCCCACGAGCTCTCCCCGGCAGGCGTATGCCGAGGCGCCTGTGCTTACCCCGCCTGCTGCTCTCCAGACCTTCCCCCACAAGCGGACCTCGTTTACGCAAGGCCTCGTGTTTCAGGATAGTGTCTTTTGGGAGAGCACAGGCCTGTACGGACGCTCCTCCATTTCGAAGCGGCGGGTGGCCACCGGGGAAATCCTGGCTGAGCTCCCTTTACCCCCGGACTGTTTCGGGGAAGGGTTGGCACTGATGCACGGCCGGCTCTTCCAGTTGACCTGGAAAAGCAGGACCGGGTTTGTTTACAGCCCGGCCCCCCTGCGCCGGATCGGGCGCGTTGCCTACAGCACCGAAGGCTGGGGATTGGCCGCACTGGGCACGCAGCTGGTCATGAGTGACGGCAGCGCAGCCTTGACCATACGCGACCGTCGCTTTCAGCTGACAAAGCGGATTGAGGTACGTGACGGAACCCGGGAGGTCAAGTCGCTCAATGAACTGGAAGTCATCCAGGGGCGTATATGGGCCAATGTCTGGCCCAGCGACCGCATCGCGATCATTCGGCCATCCAGCGGTCGGGTGGAGGCCTGGCTCGACTGCTCGGGGCTGCGCCGCCGCTTTCCGCAACTCCAAAAAGCCGACGTGCTCAATGGCATTGCTTTTGACCCGGAGCATAAGCGAGTCTTTGTGACCGGCAAGTTCTGGCCTCTGGTCGTCGCCTTTTCCCTCGATGCCTTGGAGCTGCCCTCCAGGGCGCCTTGA
- a CDS encoding class I SAM-dependent methyltransferase produces MRGRTIAPRFGRFYPLGLLSGIPGVFRANATPFRVTGIEKAALTADWNHPLAGRNLTLGIEILDAAPKDTDTGGRVTDWTEFLLSGGPGMQARSQGEPTDFTEPDALQRDDPDDDAQFYAEPRLVGHIDRQASACLGEEYARLVKPGHEVLDLMSSVESHLPDTHGSNVTGLGLNAQEMAQNPALNRHVVHDLNTNPTIPFADSSFDLLLCSMSVEYLTRPREVVGEMIRVLRPGGLVAISFSNRWFPPKTTYLWTDLHPFERLGLVADYLLQGPQCTALQTVTYRNWWRPPEDRYSGTLTQADPIFLATARKPG; encoded by the coding sequence TTGCGAGGCAGGACCATTGCCCCCCGTTTCGGCCGGTTTTATCCGCTTGGGCTGCTCAGCGGCATTCCAGGCGTTTTTCGCGCCAACGCGACCCCGTTTCGGGTCACCGGAATTGAGAAAGCCGCCCTTACGGCTGACTGGAACCATCCCCTGGCCGGCCGGAACCTGACTTTGGGCATCGAAATCCTTGATGCGGCGCCGAAGGACACCGACACCGGGGGACGGGTCACGGACTGGACGGAATTCCTCCTGAGCGGTGGACCAGGCATGCAGGCCAGAAGCCAGGGCGAACCAACAGATTTCACCGAGCCCGATGCCCTCCAGCGCGACGACCCCGATGATGACGCCCAATTCTATGCTGAACCAAGGCTGGTGGGGCATATCGACCGCCAAGCCAGCGCCTGCCTGGGCGAGGAGTACGCTCGCCTGGTCAAACCAGGACACGAGGTCCTGGATCTCATGAGCAGTGTCGAGTCCCATCTGCCGGACACGCACGGCTCCAATGTCACAGGACTGGGACTCAATGCCCAGGAAATGGCCCAGAATCCGGCCCTGAACCGCCACGTGGTCCACGACCTCAACACCAATCCGACCATCCCGTTTGCGGACAGCAGCTTCGACCTGCTCCTATGCTCCATGTCTGTGGAATATCTGACGAGACCGAGGGAAGTGGTGGGGGAGATGATTCGCGTCCTGCGTCCCGGCGGCCTGGTGGCGATCAGTTTCTCCAACCGCTGGTTCCCGCCCAAGACAACCTATCTCTGGACCGACCTCCATCCTTTCGAACGCCTCGGGCTGGTCGCCGACTATCTCTTGCAGGGGCCGCAATGCACCGCTCTGCAAACGGTGACCTACCGCAACTGGTGGCGCCCCCCGGAAGACAGATACAGTGGCACCCTGACCCAGGCCGACCCCATATTTCTGGCCACGGCACGAAAGCCCGGCTAG
- a CDS encoding pyridoxamine 5'-phosphate oxidase family protein, whose protein sequence is MTPPDAPPPVFWSPHWHAFFTGFFTEQRTAVLATAREDQPYCSLMAFAWLDGDPRQLVMASPSHSEKMTNIEHNPKVSLLIDSSRNAPEDSHTAKAVTVLGTARICPAGDQDRAVAALSERHPHLASFVQDPGTALLCVSAHRLLLVEHFQDVTLIETGITDQE, encoded by the coding sequence ATGACCCCGCCTGACGCCCCGCCACCGGTCTTTTGGAGTCCGCACTGGCATGCCTTTTTTACCGGATTTTTCACTGAGCAGCGTACCGCGGTGCTGGCTACAGCCCGGGAGGATCAACCGTACTGCAGTCTTATGGCCTTCGCCTGGCTGGACGGAGATCCCCGCCAGCTTGTGATGGCCTCACCGTCGCACAGCGAAAAAATGACGAATATCGAGCACAATCCAAAGGTCTCCCTGTTGATCGACAGCAGCCGCAACGCCCCTGAAGACAGTCATACGGCCAAGGCGGTGACTGTCCTGGGCACGGCCCGGATCTGTCCCGCTGGAGATCAGGACCGGGCCGTGGCCGCATTATCTGAGCGCCACCCGCATCTGGCCTCCTTTGTCCAGGACCCAGGCACAGCCTTGCTCTGCGTGAGCGCACACCGGTTGCTGCTTGTGGAGCATTTTCAGGACGTGACCCTGATCGAGACCGGGATCACGGATCAGGAGTAA
- a CDS encoding YbgA family protein, which produces MEIPAHSNEASIRLGVSTCLLGKAVRYDGGHKLDRYVRDTLGRYFEYVPVCPEVECGMPVPREALRLVGEPEAPRLVTIRSREDHTDQMQAWGESKLEELAEKDLCGYIFKSRSPSSGMERIKVYNEQGMPAPTGVGIWARMFMDRFPLLPVEDEGRLHDPKLREQFIERVFVYWRWRQLAKQGPDVGRLVDFHSRHKLLLMAHSPELYKEMGRYVAQAKQMEPDALLPGYLELLDRAMRVKTTTKKHINVLHHLLGYFKDQLSSDEKQEFLEILEHYRAGNVPLIVPITLVNHFVRKYEEPYLGLQYYLNPHPIELRLRNNA; this is translated from the coding sequence ATGGAGATACCAGCACACTCGAACGAGGCGTCCATCAGACTTGGAGTGAGTACTTGTCTTCTGGGCAAGGCGGTGCGCTACGACGGAGGGCACAAACTGGACCGCTATGTCCGGGACACGCTCGGGCGGTACTTCGAGTATGTCCCTGTCTGTCCCGAGGTGGAATGCGGCATGCCCGTACCGCGTGAGGCACTGCGTCTGGTCGGGGAACCGGAGGCACCGCGTCTGGTGACCATCCGTTCCCGTGAAGATCATACCGACCAGATGCAGGCCTGGGGCGAAAGCAAGCTCGAAGAACTCGCTGAGAAGGATTTGTGCGGGTATATTTTCAAAAGTCGCTCTCCGAGCAGTGGGATGGAACGGATCAAGGTCTACAACGAACAGGGCATGCCTGCTCCGACAGGTGTTGGCATCTGGGCCAGGATGTTCATGGACCGTTTTCCCCTGCTGCCGGTGGAGGACGAAGGGCGGCTGCACGATCCGAAATTGCGTGAACAGTTTATCGAACGCGTCTTTGTCTACTGGCGGTGGCGGCAATTGGCCAAACAGGGCCCCGATGTCGGGCGGCTGGTCGATTTTCATTCCCGGCACAAGCTCCTGCTTATGGCTCACAGTCCGGAACTGTATAAGGAAATGGGCCGGTATGTGGCCCAGGCCAAGCAAATGGAGCCAGACGCCCTTTTGCCGGGCTATCTGGAACTTCTGGACCGGGCTATGCGGGTCAAGACAACGACCAAGAAACATATCAATGTCCTGCACCACCTCCTCGGCTATTTCAAAGACCAGCTCAGCAGTGACGAGAAACAGGAATTCTTGGAAATCCTCGAACACTATCGCGCGGGAAATGTGCCTTTGATTGTGCCCATTACCCTGGTCAACCATTTTGTACGCAAGTATGAGGAACCCTATTTGGGTTTGCAGTACTATCTCAATCCCCACCCCATCGAGTTGAGGTTGCGCAACAATGCCTGA
- a CDS encoding FKBP-type peptidyl-prolyl cis-trans isomerase — protein MQRWLMLCLVGGVVFLAACQQSAQETPQETTESAAVTLDTDQDKVSYGLGMDIGNKLKSQEFDLDPDLAAQGLKDALSGNETLMTPEEVQQSLQALQQRLLQEQQKKQQETAAKNAEAGRAFLEANKAKEGVQTTESGLQYKVVEKGDGPQPDADDVVTVHYTGKLVNGTVFDSSRERGKPATFPVNGVIPGWTEALQMMHEGAQWQVVLPADLAYGARQAGPQIGPNSTLVFDVELLEVQKKDTEANATAQQ, from the coding sequence ATGCAACGTTGGCTCATGCTTTGTCTAGTTGGGGGGGTGGTCTTTCTGGCTGCCTGTCAGCAATCGGCTCAGGAAACACCCCAGGAAACGACTGAATCCGCGGCGGTGACGCTGGATACTGATCAGGACAAGGTCAGTTACGGTTTGGGGATGGACATAGGCAATAAATTGAAATCCCAAGAATTCGACCTTGACCCCGACTTGGCCGCCCAGGGACTCAAAGATGCCTTATCCGGCAACGAGACCCTGATGACGCCGGAAGAGGTCCAACAAAGCCTCCAGGCCCTGCAGCAGCGATTGCTCCAGGAGCAGCAAAAGAAACAACAGGAAACTGCCGCCAAAAATGCAGAGGCCGGCCGCGCCTTTCTGGAGGCCAACAAGGCCAAGGAAGGTGTGCAGACCACGGAGAGCGGACTGCAGTACAAAGTCGTGGAAAAAGGTGACGGCCCCCAGCCGGACGCCGACGACGTGGTCACGGTGCACTATACGGGGAAATTGGTTAATGGCACGGTCTTTGACAGCTCCCGCGAACGGGGCAAGCCGGCCACTTTTCCGGTCAATGGTGTCATTCCGGGGTGGACTGAGGCCCTGCAAATGATGCACGAGGGCGCTCAATGGCAGGTTGTTCTGCCGGCCGATCTTGCTTATGGCGCCCGTCAGGCTGGTCCGCAAATCGGCCCCAATTCGACCCTGGTCTTTGATGTCGAATTATTAGAGGTCCAGAAAAAGGACACCGAGGCTAACGCAACAGCGCAGCAATAA
- a CDS encoding SDR family oxidoreductase: MPEHESAKPVLVLGATGYVGGRLVPLLLERGYRVRAAGRSLEKLSCRPFADHPAIELVQADVLEETSLLEAAQGCRAVYYLVHSMAPQIQDFAETDRIAARNMVRAAEAAGMEQIIYLGGLGDDDEDLSHHLLSRLEVGRILQEGSVPCTFLRAAMILGAGSASFELMRYLVERLPVMLTPRWVQSRCQPIAISNVLEYLTGVLDNPPALGQTLDIGGPDIVTYAELFRLYAEEAGLRRRLIIPVPVFSPKLSSYWIHLVTPVPATLARPLTEGLRNTVVCQDTRIREMVPQDLLTCREAIRRSLDRVRQQQVATCWFDAGQATEPEWVSCEDAYYAGGTILECSFRTVIAADPEEVWQPIRRIGGDTGWYYGDRLWWLRGLMDRLLGGVGLRRGRRDPEEIRVGDGLDFWRVLDVQENSRLQLLAEMKLPGEAVLEFRLHSLGPGRTELVQAASFLPRGLWGMLYWYALAPSHVFIFKGMLQEIAAAIDRPILTPPTRVAAQRRDSCRLPGA; this comes from the coding sequence ATGCCTGAGCACGAATCTGCCAAGCCGGTGTTGGTGCTGGGAGCGACCGGCTACGTCGGAGGGCGTCTGGTCCCCCTGTTGCTAGAACGCGGCTATCGCGTCCGCGCCGCCGGACGCTCCCTGGAGAAATTGTCCTGTCGTCCATTCGCGGACCATCCCGCAATCGAACTCGTGCAGGCGGATGTTCTGGAAGAGACAAGTCTGCTCGAAGCGGCCCAAGGGTGCCGGGCGGTGTACTATCTGGTGCACTCTATGGCCCCGCAAATACAGGATTTCGCCGAGACAGACCGTATTGCGGCCCGGAATATGGTCCGGGCGGCCGAAGCAGCCGGTATGGAGCAGATCATCTATTTGGGGGGCTTGGGAGACGATGACGAGGACCTCAGCCACCACCTGCTCTCGCGACTCGAGGTTGGACGGATCCTGCAGGAAGGTTCGGTGCCCTGCACCTTTTTACGAGCGGCCATGATCCTCGGGGCTGGCAGTGCCTCTTTCGAATTGATGCGCTATCTCGTCGAGCGCCTGCCGGTCATGCTCACGCCGCGCTGGGTGCAAAGCCGCTGCCAACCGATCGCCATCTCCAATGTCCTGGAGTACCTGACCGGAGTCCTGGACAATCCCCCGGCCCTCGGTCAGACCCTGGATATCGGCGGCCCCGATATCGTGACCTATGCGGAACTCTTTCGGCTCTACGCCGAGGAGGCCGGCCTCCGGCGCCGGCTGATCATCCCCGTACCGGTCTTTTCCCCCAAACTCAGTTCCTATTGGATCCATCTGGTCACTCCGGTGCCGGCGACGTTGGCCCGCCCTTTGACCGAAGGACTGCGAAATACCGTGGTCTGTCAGGACACGCGCATTCGGGAGATGGTGCCGCAGGATCTGCTCACCTGCCGGGAGGCCATCCGCCGCTCCCTGGACCGGGTCCGGCAGCAGCAGGTGGCCACCTGCTGGTTTGATGCCGGCCAGGCCACCGAGCCGGAATGGGTCAGCTGCGAAGACGCCTACTACGCCGGAGGGACCATTCTCGAATGTTCGTTTCGCACCGTGATTGCTGCGGATCCCGAAGAGGTCTGGCAACCGATCCGGCGCATCGGGGGCGACACAGGCTGGTATTACGGTGACCGTTTGTGGTGGTTGCGTGGGCTTATGGACCGCTTGCTCGGTGGCGTCGGCCTGCGCCGCGGGCGCCGTGACCCGGAGGAGATCCGCGTCGGTGACGGGCTCGATTTCTGGCGGGTCCTGGATGTCCAGGAAAACAGCCGGTTGCAGTTGCTGGCGGAAATGAAACTCCCTGGCGAAGCCGTGCTGGAGTTCCGGCTCCACTCCCTCGGGCCGGGGCGAACGGAACTTGTCCAGGCGGCCAGTTTTCTGCCCCGCGGCTTGTGGGGAATGCTCTACTGGTATGCCCTGGCGCCATCACACGTTTTTATTTTTAAAGGAATGCTTCAAGAAATTGCGGCGGCCATTGACCGGCCCATCCTGACCCCGCCGACCCGGGTTGCCGCCCAACGCCGGGATAGTTGCCGGTTACCGGGGGCCTGA
- a CDS encoding rhomboid family intramembrane serine protease translates to MSDVSPHHTQHFCPAGWVELTSQARLAQGRQTISLYCLVLASRGIPYQLQSTSEQRILCVPESWLETARNELETFALEEEAWHNPEPGHVPLRYGRIEPTLWVFFGLFVFHLLTTATVYEGLGHIAWQEWGSAKEWLILQGELWRSGTALTLHADSAHLAGNIGLGALFVALLCREIGSGWGWLIVVGSGMLGNIGNAWISTYGHTAVGASTAVFGAVGAIGGLRAWQGRGNRVVLDSLLPLGAGLGILAMLGTGGGNTDVGAHFWGFGCGVVLGNLFGGALRLSWVPSSRSNRWAGLTAAALIGGSWLLAISTQIS, encoded by the coding sequence ATGAGCGACGTTTCCCCCCACCATACTCAGCATTTCTGTCCTGCCGGGTGGGTCGAGCTCACCAGCCAGGCCCGTTTGGCTCAGGGACGGCAAACCATCTCCTTGTATTGCCTTGTGCTTGCCTCCCGCGGCATACCATATCAACTCCAGAGCACCTCTGAACAACGAATCCTCTGCGTCCCCGAATCCTGGCTGGAGACCGCCCGCAACGAACTGGAAACATTTGCTCTGGAAGAGGAGGCTTGGCACAATCCCGAACCAGGTCACGTCCCGCTTCGCTATGGCCGGATCGAGCCAACGCTGTGGGTCTTTTTCGGCCTGTTTGTCTTCCATCTGCTGACCACCGCCACCGTCTACGAAGGGCTTGGTCATATCGCTTGGCAGGAGTGGGGCAGCGCCAAGGAATGGCTCATCTTGCAGGGCGAACTCTGGCGCAGCGGCACGGCCCTGACCCTGCACGCCGACAGCGCCCATCTGGCGGGTAACATCGGCCTGGGCGCCCTTTTTGTCGCCCTGTTGTGCCGGGAAATCGGGTCGGGTTGGGGCTGGCTGATAGTTGTGGGCAGCGGTATGCTCGGCAATATCGGCAATGCCTGGATCAGCACTTACGGCCATACAGCCGTGGGGGCCTCAACCGCGGTGTTTGGGGCAGTGGGGGCGATCGGCGGCCTGCGTGCCTGGCAGGGCCGCGGCAACCGGGTCGTCCTCGACAGCCTGCTTCCTTTGGGCGCTGGTCTGGGGATTTTGGCCATGCTGGGCACCGGAGGGGGCAATACGGACGTAGGGGCCCATTTTTGGGGCTTTGGATGCGGCGTGGTCCTCGGCAATCTCTTTGGCGGAGCCTTGCGTCTGAGTTGGGTCCCTTCATCGCGCAGCAACCGCTGGGCAGGGCTGACCGCAGCGGCGCTCATAGGCGGATCCTGGCTTTTGGCCATTAGCACCCAGATCTCGTGA
- the rsmG gene encoding 16S rRNA (guanine(527)-N(7))-methyltransferase RsmG, with protein MTAHTPPPDPPAVQAMVRESGYEISEVQAELLAVYLRLLEQWNTRINLVGPRKWPQMLSQLVADSWHLAALLQELQWPHQCQSLDLGAGAGLPGIPLRLFWTHGRYTLVEIRQKRVAFLHNALAQMELPGTAIHHGRAEELPETLLPAHLVLSRAFMPWHQLLPLAGSLLDKTGRLIILSNTPARQEMFAERARLVQVRPYQIGDQTRYFWVLDRLARV; from the coding sequence ATGACCGCACACACCCCCCCGCCAGATCCGCCCGCTGTCCAGGCTATGGTCCGGGAATCGGGCTATGAGATCAGCGAGGTTCAGGCCGAGCTGTTGGCCGTCTACCTGCGCTTGCTCGAACAATGGAATACCCGCATCAATCTCGTCGGTCCCAGAAAATGGCCACAGATGCTCAGCCAGCTTGTCGCCGACAGCTGGCACCTCGCTGCTTTGCTGCAGGAATTGCAATGGCCGCACCAATGCCAATCCCTTGACCTCGGGGCTGGTGCTGGTCTGCCGGGAATTCCGCTGCGTCTTTTCTGGACCCACGGGCGGTACACCCTGGTTGAAATCCGGCAAAAGCGGGTGGCCTTTCTCCACAACGCCCTGGCCCAGATGGAACTGCCCGGGACCGCCATTCACCACGGCAGGGCCGAAGAACTTCCTGAAACGCTTCTTCCAGCCCATCTCGTTCTCAGCCGAGCCTTCATGCCCTGGCACCAGCTGCTGCCCCTGGCAGGGTCCCTGCTCGACAAGACAGGACGGCTGATTATTCTTTCCAATACACCTGCACGACAGGAGATGTTCGCAGAGCGGGCCCGGCTCGTGCAAGTCAGGCCCTATCAGATAGGGGACCAGACCCGGTACTTCTGGGTCCTGGACCGGCTTGCCCGAGTCTGA